In Gemmata obscuriglobus, a single genomic region encodes these proteins:
- a CDS encoding response regulator, whose protein sequence is MLPVPRPTEGEPTKTEPPKAECAPCETRFSILIADDDRGTREALAEMLDRRGFRTMLAADGSQAVELVQVDLVHLVLIDMHMPRLTGLEAFAVIRQTLDRLLPAVLMTADATNDLIRQAFAAQVYSVIPKPVNGNVVLHTLERALVKVYGPRPEPKEKPEDKASAPPPGTVP, encoded by the coding sequence ATGCTGCCCGTACCCCGCCCCACTGAGGGCGAACCGACGAAAACCGAACCGCCGAAGGCTGAGTGCGCGCCGTGTGAAACCCGGTTTTCTATTCTGATCGCCGACGACGACCGCGGGACGCGCGAAGCACTCGCCGAGATGCTCGACCGTCGCGGGTTCCGCACGATGCTCGCGGCGGACGGCAGCCAGGCCGTCGAGTTGGTGCAGGTAGACCTCGTCCACCTTGTGCTGATCGACATGCACATGCCCCGGCTGACCGGCCTGGAGGCGTTCGCGGTGATCCGTCAGACGCTGGACCGGTTGCTGCCCGCGGTGCTGATGACGGCGGACGCGACCAACGACCTGATTCGTCAGGCGTTCGCGGCGCAAGTGTACAGCGTGATCCCGAAGCCGGTGAACGGCAACGTGGTGCTTCACACTCTGGAGCGAGCGCTGGTAAAGGTGTACGGCCCTCGGCCCGAACCGAAAGAGAAGCCCGAGGACAAGGCCAGCGCGCCCCCACCGGGCACCGTCCCCTGA
- a CDS encoding DUF1571 domain-containing protein, with product MIRTFAFCTLVALLAGCTKYHSRAQGPFARESDRQRPFSSKPLANQSDLVLGAPAPVTTSGADDSPVVPPRGTLSESAAKTDPPSELDDPNGFPPLRKRPEPKPGTMPSPFAPKHANAPKSPDSKKAPSSAKGLSEVKAVLATANAAWKAVDTFEGMLTKREVSPQGALINEVVLFQYRREPMAVFTRVLSEKGKGREIVYNPSKHEDKIYVKVGKDDHPLLKAGRLAPPVSPDSPMVKDKSRYSIRDAGFGRHLARLGDTVAKIDDGKLPADALTFHGPVKRNEYAHPLTAIAHNVQSGDDPILGNGGTRTYFFDLQENSPSRGLPVLIVAADASGKENEYYLFEKIKSPANLTDADFSPERLKK from the coding sequence ATGATTCGCACGTTCGCGTTCTGTACGCTTGTGGCCCTGTTGGCGGGTTGCACGAAATATCACTCTCGTGCGCAAGGGCCGTTCGCACGCGAGAGCGACCGGCAACGACCGTTCTCGTCTAAACCACTCGCGAACCAGTCTGATCTTGTACTCGGGGCGCCGGCCCCGGTTACGACCTCCGGTGCCGATGACAGCCCTGTTGTGCCGCCGCGTGGCACGCTGTCAGAATCGGCGGCCAAAACCGATCCGCCGAGCGAACTTGACGACCCAAACGGCTTCCCGCCGCTGCGTAAGCGTCCGGAACCGAAGCCGGGAACGATGCCATCGCCGTTCGCGCCCAAACACGCCAACGCACCGAAATCACCTGATTCTAAAAAAGCGCCCTCGTCCGCGAAGGGGCTCTCGGAAGTGAAAGCCGTTCTCGCCACAGCAAACGCCGCGTGGAAAGCGGTGGACACGTTTGAGGGTATGCTGACCAAGCGGGAAGTGAGCCCGCAAGGCGCGCTGATCAACGAGGTGGTGCTGTTTCAGTACCGGCGTGAGCCGATGGCGGTTTTCACTCGCGTGCTCAGCGAAAAAGGCAAAGGTCGTGAGATCGTGTACAACCCGAGCAAACACGAGGACAAGATTTACGTCAAGGTTGGGAAAGATGACCACCCACTGTTAAAGGCGGGTCGGCTCGCCCCACCGGTCTCGCCCGACAGCCCCATGGTTAAGGATAAGTCGCGGTACAGTATTCGCGATGCCGGGTTCGGGCGCCACCTCGCGCGGTTGGGTGACACGGTTGCGAAAATTGACGACGGAAAATTGCCCGCAGACGCCCTCACATTCCACGGGCCAGTCAAACGCAACGAGTACGCACACCCGTTAACGGCGATCGCTCATAACGTGCAATCGGGCGACGATCCAATCTTAGGCAACGGCGGCACGCGAACGTACTTCTTCGACCTCCAGGAGAATTCGCCGTCTCGCGGGTTGCCCGTCCTCATTGTGGCGGCTGATGCAAGCGGGAAGGAAAACGAGTACTACCTGTTCGAGAAAATCAAGTCGCCGGCGAACCTGACAGACGCCGATTTCAGTCCTGAGCGGTTGAAGAAGTAG
- the hisI gene encoding phosphoribosyl-AMP cyclohydrolase has product MNTTLDFDKAGGLVPAVAQDADTGEVLMLAWMNREAFEETVRTGRAVYFSRSRNKLWRKGEESGHVQEVKGIFVDCDADTVLLKVTQLGGAACHEGYKSCFFRQLDGTELKVVAERIFDPKAVYKK; this is encoded by the coding sequence ATGAATACCACACTGGACTTTGATAAGGCCGGCGGTCTGGTGCCCGCTGTGGCCCAGGACGCAGACACGGGCGAAGTGCTGATGCTCGCGTGGATGAACCGCGAAGCCTTCGAGGAGACCGTCCGCACAGGTCGGGCGGTCTATTTCAGCCGCAGCCGTAACAAATTGTGGCGCAAGGGTGAGGAGAGCGGGCACGTCCAAGAGGTGAAGGGGATCTTCGTCGATTGTGACGCCGACACCGTGCTGCTTAAAGTGACCCAGCTCGGCGGCGCGGCCTGTCATGAGGGCTACAAAAGCTGCTTTTTCCGCCAACTCGACGGTACAGAGTTGAAGGTGGTTGCGGAGCGGATCTTCGATCCGAAGGCTGTGTACAAGAAGTAA
- a CDS encoding adenine phosphoribosyltransferase: MDLTAYIRDVPDFPKPGILFKDIMPLLGTPAAFALAIERLAGHYPADRIDVLAAAEARGFLFAAPMALALKKPLVPLRKPGKLPGATHSFRYDLEYGSAELHVHTDAISPGARVLIVDDVLATGGTMAAACKLVEQAGGVVAGCAFLIELSFLNGRAPLTGYEVFSLISY, encoded by the coding sequence ATGGACCTGACCGCCTACATCCGCGACGTCCCGGACTTCCCGAAGCCCGGCATCTTGTTCAAGGATATCATGCCGCTGCTCGGCACCCCCGCGGCGTTCGCGCTCGCGATCGAGCGGCTGGCCGGGCACTACCCCGCCGACCGGATCGACGTGCTGGCTGCGGCCGAGGCCCGCGGGTTCCTGTTCGCGGCGCCGATGGCGCTGGCGCTGAAGAAACCGCTCGTGCCGCTTCGCAAGCCCGGTAAACTGCCCGGAGCCACCCACAGTTTCAGATACGACCTCGAGTACGGTTCGGCCGAGTTGCACGTCCACACGGATGCCATCTCCCCCGGCGCGCGCGTGCTGATCGTGGACGATGTGCTCGCGACCGGTGGCACGATGGCCGCGGCGTGCAAACTCGTGGAGCAGGCCGGCGGGGTTGTGGCCGGCTGTGCGTTCTTGATCGAGTTGTCGTTTCTGAACGGTCGCGCCCCGCTCACGGGGTACGAGGTGTTCAGCCTCATCTCTTACTGA
- a CDS encoding protein kinase domain-containing protein, with product MPAEAPQNQPQVSDGPLPSHGAESTPHGGKTEPEAESLFRALHGAVRAVPALPANGFPHIPGYEIERELGHGGMGVVYKARDTKLNRTVALKMIRTADIPSPGQVARFRAEAEAVAAVQHPNVIQVHELCPPGSPLPYFTMEYIAGGSLAQHLNERKTIAPAEAALLIAALADGLKAAHDADIVHRDIKPANILLAQVTSSKGATGAGASGTAAPPLSDFCPKVTDFGLAKRLAFDLTRTQDLRGTPAYMAPEQAGGGAYVGPAADIYSLGAVLFECLTGRLLFRGDDAFAVVQQVVSTPVPALRDLAPTVPRDLELICLKCLEKEPQHRYPTAAALAADLRRFVAGLPVSVRPIGIPARAYRWARRRPAAAALAAMLFVVPSAAAWAIERINTSAAREAEARAREAEARALAETSKAREDEATAREDLARIAQQNKEAEGREMQRARDIAAVRELVALQTVRAANRPLSWARQNRAELLKGVALAGGDTQVLGELRTVAAVALLAPDLKPLDAVQKGFDASAVATDPKSGLVAVGEYLTRAPLKAHVRLITPATGTLVRELSFTAGAAVDSNNTPVPDSIRALVFSPDGTKLFVGTRNSEVIRFDLDRPGSEPLRWKASARTVEQLEVSPDGKIVYGLCRPEKPVFAWDAVTGKLITKLEPSGNTPINSFAVMSGGGLITGDGNELRRWSADHKLVHTAPNDEVWRLAAANSGVLLVGTRHNLDMHTSADLTALDRFVTPELRRGIHQDYVRTIAVHPSGAFVATCSGDTDRTLRVWELASGRLIGTVLVKGAGPIAVTWSADGSTLLATGNEHIARWAFQTGAAQQFACVNSSPVAAATFGTGGQIVALTEPVGARRELLLGAAGAPSKAFWFASRGGNGRAGVALAPAGWVAVTTQTPGIIRWKPSAAVPVPGFTTDITWCPRFAPNSGDTSAPMWAIVGGSSVHSFDAKGQTRTTWSNWVERHTSGLASLDALAVGRRVVAAGGRSGTVHVLDPEKGSWLFGVPNPGDPVRALAVAPDDGLIVGGTQSGKVRMIRPSDRQELPALSAHADEVTAVCLNHSNELLATSGRDRTVKLWKRTGERFELLFAVPDLAGPVSGLQFHPVDNRLLVQITQERAVRVWDIDKLRGQLGRYRLAW from the coding sequence GTGCCGGCCGAAGCCCCTCAAAACCAGCCACAAGTGTCGGACGGACCACTTCCTTCGCACGGTGCCGAGTCAACGCCGCACGGCGGCAAGACGGAGCCCGAGGCCGAGTCACTGTTCCGCGCCCTTCATGGCGCGGTGCGTGCGGTCCCGGCTCTGCCCGCAAACGGCTTTCCGCACATCCCCGGGTACGAAATCGAGCGCGAACTCGGGCACGGCGGGATGGGCGTGGTGTACAAGGCGCGCGACACGAAGTTGAACCGCACTGTTGCGCTCAAAATGATCCGCACGGCCGACATCCCGTCCCCGGGGCAGGTCGCGCGGTTCCGGGCCGAGGCCGAGGCGGTCGCCGCGGTGCAGCACCCGAACGTGATCCAGGTTCATGAGCTGTGCCCGCCCGGTTCCCCGCTCCCGTACTTCACGATGGAGTACATCGCGGGCGGCAGCTTGGCACAACATCTTAACGAGCGGAAGACGATCGCCCCGGCCGAGGCTGCGCTACTGATTGCTGCTCTCGCTGACGGGCTCAAAGCGGCGCACGACGCGGACATCGTTCACCGCGACATCAAACCGGCCAACATTCTGCTGGCGCAAGTGACCAGTTCGAAGGGCGCCACCGGAGCGGGCGCGTCAGGTACGGCGGCGCCACCACTTTCTGACTTTTGCCCCAAGGTGACTGATTTCGGGCTGGCAAAGCGCCTCGCGTTCGACCTGACGCGGACCCAGGACCTCCGGGGAACGCCCGCGTACATGGCCCCGGAGCAGGCCGGCGGGGGTGCGTACGTCGGTCCGGCTGCCGACATCTACTCCCTCGGAGCGGTGCTGTTCGAGTGCCTGACCGGGCGCCTGTTGTTCCGCGGCGATGACGCGTTCGCGGTCGTTCAGCAGGTGGTCAGCACGCCCGTGCCGGCGCTTCGTGACTTGGCTCCCACGGTCCCCCGCGACCTCGAGTTGATCTGCCTCAAGTGCCTGGAAAAGGAACCGCAGCACCGCTACCCGACGGCGGCGGCGCTCGCGGCCGACCTGCGCCGCTTTGTCGCGGGGCTTCCGGTAAGCGTGCGCCCCATTGGTATCCCCGCACGCGCGTACCGGTGGGCGCGGCGCCGCCCGGCCGCAGCGGCGCTCGCCGCAATGCTGTTCGTGGTGCCATCGGCTGCGGCGTGGGCCATCGAACGAATTAACACGAGCGCGGCGCGCGAGGCCGAAGCCCGGGCGCGCGAGGCCGAAGCCCGGGCGCTCGCGGAAACCTCCAAGGCGCGTGAGGACGAGGCAACCGCACGCGAGGACCTTGCCCGAATCGCCCAGCAAAACAAGGAGGCCGAGGGCCGCGAGATGCAACGCGCGCGAGACATCGCCGCGGTGCGCGAGCTGGTCGCGCTGCAAACGGTCCGGGCCGCCAACCGGCCGCTGTCCTGGGCGCGTCAGAACCGCGCGGAGTTACTGAAGGGTGTCGCTCTTGCCGGCGGCGACACGCAAGTGCTCGGCGAGCTGCGCACCGTCGCGGCGGTCGCGCTGCTCGCTCCTGATCTTAAACCACTCGACGCCGTGCAGAAGGGCTTCGACGCATCGGCTGTCGCCACGGATCCCAAAAGCGGATTGGTCGCGGTCGGCGAGTACCTCACCCGGGCGCCCCTCAAAGCGCACGTCCGGCTCATTACTCCGGCGACCGGCACCTTGGTTCGTGAGCTGTCGTTCACGGCCGGAGCGGCGGTCGATTCCAACAACACTCCCGTACCCGATAGCATCCGCGCGCTGGTGTTCAGCCCGGACGGAACAAAATTGTTTGTGGGCACTCGCAACTCCGAGGTCATCCGGTTCGATCTCGATCGCCCCGGGAGCGAACCGCTGCGGTGGAAGGCGTCCGCGCGCACGGTTGAGCAACTCGAGGTGTCGCCGGACGGCAAAATTGTGTACGGGCTGTGCCGGCCCGAGAAGCCGGTGTTCGCGTGGGATGCGGTCACCGGTAAGTTGATCACCAAGCTGGAGCCGTCCGGAAACACTCCGATCAACTCGTTCGCGGTGATGAGCGGGGGAGGGCTGATCACCGGCGACGGGAACGAGTTGCGCCGCTGGAGCGCGGACCACAAATTGGTCCACACGGCCCCGAACGACGAGGTTTGGCGGCTCGCAGCCGCTAACTCCGGCGTGCTGCTTGTGGGCACCCGTCACAATCTGGACATGCACACGTCAGCCGATTTGACGGCGCTCGACCGGTTCGTCACCCCTGAGCTGCGCCGGGGCATCCACCAGGACTACGTCCGCACGATCGCGGTGCACCCGTCGGGCGCATTCGTCGCGACCTGTTCGGGCGACACGGATCGCACGCTGCGGGTGTGGGAGCTGGCGTCGGGCCGTTTGATCGGGACCGTGCTGGTGAAAGGTGCAGGGCCGATCGCAGTCACGTGGTCGGCCGACGGTAGCACGCTGCTTGCTACGGGCAACGAACACATCGCGCGGTGGGCGTTCCAGACCGGGGCGGCGCAGCAGTTCGCGTGCGTCAATTCGTCCCCGGTTGCGGCGGCGACGTTCGGCACGGGAGGGCAAATCGTCGCCCTGACGGAACCGGTCGGCGCACGCCGCGAACTGCTGCTCGGAGCGGCAGGCGCCCCGAGCAAAGCGTTCTGGTTCGCCTCGCGCGGTGGCAACGGCCGCGCCGGGGTGGCACTTGCGCCGGCAGGATGGGTGGCGGTGACCACGCAAACACCTGGAATAATCCGCTGGAAGCCTTCCGCAGCCGTCCCCGTACCGGGGTTCACCACCGACATTACGTGGTGCCCGCGGTTCGCCCCCAACAGTGGCGACACCTCGGCCCCGATGTGGGCGATCGTCGGGGGCAGTAGCGTTCATTCGTTCGATGCAAAGGGGCAGACGCGTACCACTTGGAGCAACTGGGTCGAGCGTCACACGAGTGGTCTGGCGAGTTTGGACGCGCTTGCTGTTGGCCGCCGGGTGGTGGCGGCGGGCGGGCGCAGCGGAACGGTTCACGTGCTCGACCCGGAAAAGGGTTCGTGGCTGTTCGGCGTGCCGAACCCGGGTGATCCGGTTCGCGCGCTGGCGGTTGCCCCGGACGACGGGCTGATCGTCGGGGGAACACAGAGCGGTAAGGTGCGGATGATTCGTCCGTCGGATCGCCAGGAACTGCCGGCCCTGTCGGCCCACGCGGATGAGGTGACGGCGGTGTGTTTGAACCACAGCAACGAGTTGCTCGCGACCAGCGGGCGCGACCGCACGGTGAAGTTGTGGAAGCGGACAGGCGAGCGGTTCGAGCTGCTGTTCGCGGTCCCCGATTTGGCCGGCCCGGTGAGCGGGCTTCAATTTCACCCCGTGGACAACCGATTGCTCGTCCAGATTACCCAGGAGCGAGCCGTGCGCGTGTGGGACATCGACAAGCTGCGAGGGCAACTCGGGCGCTACCGGCTCGCCTGGTGA
- a CDS encoding GNAT family N-acetyltransferase — protein MSVTIRRATAHDEAVLVAFNTLIAWETEHKRLDSAVLASGVRAVLADPARGFYTVAELNGEVVGQMMITFEWSDWRNGWFWWIQSVYVSEPARRGGVFRALYRAIERQAAADPTVIGLRLYFERDNTRAQATYRAIGMADTAYGLMEVYPLPGRDSHVS, from the coding sequence ATGAGCGTAACGATCCGCCGTGCGACGGCTCACGACGAAGCGGTGCTGGTCGCCTTTAACACACTGATCGCATGGGAAACGGAGCACAAGCGGCTCGACTCGGCGGTGCTTGCGTCCGGGGTGCGGGCGGTGCTCGCGGACCCGGCGCGCGGGTTCTACACGGTCGCCGAACTGAACGGCGAGGTCGTCGGCCAGATGATGATCACGTTCGAGTGGAGCGACTGGCGCAACGGCTGGTTCTGGTGGATTCAGAGCGTCTACGTGAGCGAACCGGCGCGGCGCGGCGGCGTGTTTCGAGCGCTGTACCGCGCGATCGAGCGGCAAGCCGCGGCCGACCCAACGGTGATCGGACTGCGGCTGTATTTCGAGCGCGACAACACACGCGCACAGGCCACGTACCGCGCCATCGGAATGGCCGACACTGCTTACGGGCTGATGGAAGTCTACCCGCTACCGGGGCGCGACTCGCACGTGAGCTGA